The genomic stretch ATGCACTTCGTTGGGGTCGTAAAAATGTTCAGGTACGTATTGTTAAATAGCATGCAAAAGAGGGTGACAGAGTCATCCTCTTTCTTGTTTTCACCATAGTAGACGCTATATACTATAAAGATCAATTGTGAATGGTGAATTTTGAATTATAAATTGGGCTTTAGGAAAGCTTCGAAGCTCTTCAATAATAATTCAAAATTGACAATTCATAATTCGAAATTATTTTTTTCGGAGGACTTATGAAAATAAAAGAAATTATCGTTGTTGAGGGTAGGGATGATACCGTTGCCGTTCAAAACGCCGTAGATGCCGATACAATCGAAACAAATGGTTCTGCAATAGGAAAGCAAGTAATTGAGCAAATTAAGCTTGCTAAGGAGCGTAGAGGGGTTATTATCCTAACAGATCCTGATTACCCTGGAGAACGAATCAGAAAAATTGTTAGTCAGCAAGTTCCGGGTTGTAAGCACGCATTTCTACCTAAGAAAGAAGCGATCTCAAAGAATGGAAAGGATCTCGGGGTTGAAAATGCGTCACCAGAGGCTATTCGTAGTGCTTTATCTGATGCTCAACAAGAAGAAGAAGAGTGGATT from Anaerobacillus alkaliphilus encodes the following:
- the rnmV gene encoding ribonuclease M5 encodes the protein MKIKEIIVVEGRDDTVAVQNAVDADTIETNGSAIGKQVIEQIKLAKERRGVIILTDPDYPGERIRKIVSQQVPGCKHAFLPKKEAISKNGKDLGVENASPEAIRSALSDAQQEEEEWIEQVSLEELLALGLIGGKKARARRERLGDLLKIGYTNGKQLYKRLIMFKIKAEEFSVAIAGVLKEEENE